A DNA window from Ornithodoros turicata isolate Travis chromosome 10, ASM3712646v1, whole genome shotgun sequence contains the following coding sequences:
- the LOC135370728 gene encoding NECAP-like protein CG9132, with amino-acid sequence MEDYESILLVKNEVYVYKIPPRTTSRGYRAADWKLDAPEWTGRMRLVYTKGKDCVLKLEDKITGELFAKCPIDKYPGVAVEAVMDSSRYFVIRLQDDSGRAAFIGIGFADRGDSFDLNVALQDHFKWIEKSEELEKGGTESNQPQLDLSFKEGQTIKINMNIGKKSGTSKPKPRGSATGSSGLGLLPPPPGGVKLPAAPSAKAPPSSPASGPALPTNSQQHAIGNLLDLSPPKESHAAELDSGPNAAAAGDPWGDFTSAAGATTATNAEPPAQGAWIQF; translated from the exons ATGGAAGACTACGAAAGCATTTTGCTGGTGAAAAATGAAGTTTACGTTTATAAAATACCCCCAAGAACTACAAGCAGAGGTTACAG AGCTGCTGATTGGAAACTGGATGCACCTGAGTGGACTGGCAGAATGAGGCTGGTTTACACAAAAGGAAAGGACTGCGTATTGAAACTCGAAGACAAAATAACAG GAGAGTTGTTTGCGAAGTGTCCTATTGACAAGTACCCTGGTGTAGCAGTGGAGGCAGTTATGGATTCCAGTCGCTATTTCGTTATTCGCCTTCAAGATGATTCAG GACGTGCTGCATTCATTGGCATTGGATTTGCCGATCGCGGAGATTCCTTTGACCTCAATGTCGCCTTGCAAGACCATTTCAA ATGGATAGAGAAAAGTGAGGAACTTGAGAAGGGTGGAACGGAATCAAATCAACCTCAACTAGATCTCAGCTTTAAAGAAGGACAGACCATCAAAATAAACATGAACATTGGG AAAAAATCTGGCACGTCGAAGCCTAAGCCCCGTGGCTCCGCAACAGGAAGCTCTGGTCTGGGATTGTTGCCTCCACCACCAGGGGGGGTGAAGCTACCTGCCGCCCCCAGTGCAAAGGCACCTCCTTCCAGTCCTGCTTCTGGACCGGCCCTCCCCACAAACTCCCAACAGCATGCCATTGGCAACCTGCTTGACCTGAGTCCCCCCAAGGAATCCCACGCGGCCGAGTTGGATTCTGGTCCCAATGCTGCGGCAGCCGGAGACCCCTGGGGAGACTTTACAAGTGCAGCAGG GGCTACTACGGCAACGAATGCGGAGCCACCAGCCCAGGGGGCATGGATCCAGTTTTGA
- the LOC135370726 gene encoding beta-1,3-galactosyltransferase 6-like produces MGWENRLQRTLHRKKLVPTFLAFVFGILIGWGFRSLSESWIGSDNDKEETFLFVAIVSSPNASSSRHVIRNTWVRLRSQPTVSYKFFVGTYGLSPPHAESLAHERETHGDLVTLEHFEDSYDRLSLKLLEIFKWTAGNVRFAYMLKVDDDSLARVDVIADELLQRPKTSLYWGFFSGNARVFREGKWADKTWFLCDRYLPYARGGGYVLSADIVHYVATNANLLQAYKSEDVSVGVWLSPLKLTRQHDPRFDTEYKSRGCFNTYLVTHKQTEHMIQQKFNSLQRNGLLCPMEVRTRYSYVYNWDVRPSQCCIRNDTKVP; encoded by the coding sequence ATGGGGTGGGAAAACAGACTTCAACGCACGCTTCACCGCAAAAAATTGGTTCCCACATTTCTCGCTTTTGTCTTTGGCATTCTTATTGGCTGGGGATTTCGGTCCCTCAGTGAAAGTTGGATCGGAAGCGataatgacaaagaagaaacttTCCTCTTCGTCGCAATAGTGTCATCGCCAAATGCATCGAGCTCCCGGCACGTTATTCGTAATACATGGGTTCGATTACGAAGCCAACCTACAGTATCCTACAAGTTCTTCGTTGGCACCTATGGCCTCTCACCACCCCATGCCGAAAGTCTTGCGCACGAAAGGGAAACTCACGGCGACCTTGTCACACTCGAGCACTTCGAAGATAGCTACGACAGACTTTCTTTGAAGCTGCTAGAAATATTTAAATGGACAGCTGGAAATGTAAGGTTCGCGTACATGCTCAAGGTGGACGACGACTCCTTGGCACGAGTAGACGTCATTGCGGATGAACTGCTCCAAAGACCGAAGACGTCCTTGTACTGGGGTTTCTTTTCCGGAAATGCACGCGTCTTTCGGGAAGGAAAGTGGGCGGATAAGACGTGGTTTTTGTGCGACCGCTACCTGCCATACGCTCGTGGAGGAGGCTATGTATTATCTGCAGATATCGTGCACTACGTGGCGACCAACGCCAACCTTCTCCAGGCTTACAAGAGTGAGGACGTGTCTGTGGGTGTTTGGCTGTCGCCATTAAAGCTGACGAGACAACACGACCCCAGGTTCGACACGGAGTACAAGTCCCGAGGGTGCTTCAATACCTATCTCGTGACACACAAACAGACTGAACACATGATACAGCAGAAGTTTAATAGCTTGCAGCGTAACGGGCTGCTGTGCCCCATGGAAGTTCGGACACGGTACTCGTACGTTTACAACTGGGACGTGAGACCGTCGCAGTGCTGCATTCGTAATGACACTAAGGTACCATGA
- the LOC135370729 gene encoding ubiquitin-conjugating enzyme E2 J2-like: MNKKYNTAAQRLRQDYLRLVRDPVPYIIAHPLPSNILEWHYVVRGPEGTPYEDGLYHGKLMFPGEFPFKPPSIFMITPSGRFKCNTRLCLSISDFHPDSWNPAWSVATILTGLLSFMVEKNPTLGSIDTTDREKRQLAKESLEFNLKDQVFCELFPDLVEDIKEQLSRRKAVEAEAQSVLLAERSHSGPSMAEQGYGLLGSTLTNMFVIVGFAAFAYTVKYVLTFSAK, translated from the exons ATGAACAAGAAGTACAACACTGCAGCCCAAAGACTTCGTCAAGACTATCTGAGACTCGTGAGGGATCCTGTTCCATATATCATAGCACATCCACTGCCTTCCAACATCCTTGAATG GCATTACGTCGTACGAGGTCCCGAAGGAACGCCATACGAGG ATGGCTTGTACCACGGGAAGTTGATGTTTCCAGGGGAGTTTCCGTTCAAGCCGCCTAGCATTTTCATGATCACGCCGAGCGGAAGGTTCAAATGCAACACTCGTCTCTGCTTGAGTATATCAGACTTCCACCCGGACAGTTGGAATCCTGCCTGGTCTGTGGCAACCATCTTGACTGGCCTGCTTAGTTTCATG GTCGAAAAGAATCCGACACTTGGTAGCATTGATACAACCGACAGAGAA AAGCGACAACTGGCAAAGGAAAGCCTCGAGTTCAACCTGAAAGACCAGGTCTTCTGCGAACTATTTCCAGACCTCGTAGAG GACATAAAAGAGCAGCTTTCAAGACGCAAGGCAGTCGAAGCGGAAGCGCAAAGTGTTCTCCTGGCCGAGCGAAGCCACAGTGGTCCCAGCATGGCGGAACAAGGCTACGGCCTCTTGGGAAGTACACTGACCAACATGTTTGTTATCGTGGGCTTTGCTGCCTTCGCGTACACGGTCAAGTACGTGTTGACCTTCAGTGCAAAGTGA